The following coding sequences are from one Microcebus murinus isolate Inina chromosome 31, M.murinus_Inina_mat1.0, whole genome shotgun sequence window:
- the LOC142865694 gene encoding LOW QUALITY PROTEIN: uncharacterized protein LOC142865694 (The sequence of the model RefSeq protein was modified relative to this genomic sequence to represent the inferred CDS: substituted 1 base at 1 genomic stop codon) encodes MFNHSSNVSGHRKFHTTEKSYRCEKCGKSFNCCSKLIIHGRIHTEEKPYKCEECGKAFNQFSILTQHKRIHTGEKPYKCYECGKAFTQRIILTLHKRIHMGIKPYKCKECGKSFNQCTHLTQHKRIHSEEKPYKCEECGKDFTWCTNLALHKIIHMGEKPYKCEECGKAFTQFTHLTQHKMIYTGEKPHKCEECGKAFARCTNLTLHKRMHMGEKPYKCEECGKAFTQCIQLSRHKRIHSGEKPYKCEECGKAFTQCTYLTEHKRIHTGEKPYKCEECGKSFTQSSTLTQHKRIHTGEKPYKCEECGKAFAWCTSLTLHKRIHMGEKPYKCEECGKAFTQCTNLTQHKIIHTGEKPHKCEECGKAFKYSSKLTQHKRTHTGEKPYKCEECGKAFTQCTHLTRHKRIHTGEKPXKCKNVAKPLPG; translated from the coding sequence ATGTTTAATCACAGCTCTAATGTATCTGGACATAGAAAATTTCATACGACAGAGAAATCCTACAGGtgtgaaaaatgtggaaaatcctttaactgttgctcaaaacttattatacatgggagaattcacactgaagagaagccctacaaatgtgaagaatgtggcaaagcctttaaccagtttTCAatacttactcaacataaaagaatccacactggagagaaaccctacaaatgttatgaatgtggcaaagcctttacccagcgTATaatccttactctacataaaagaattcatatgggaatcaaaccatacaaatgtaaagaatgtggcaaatcctttaaccagtgcacacaccttactcaacataaaagaatccatagtgaagagaaaccctacaaatgtgaagaatgtggcaaagactttacctggtgtacaaaccttgctctacataaaataattcatatgggagaaaaaccatacaaatgtgaagaatgtggaaaagcctttacccagtttacacaccttactcaacataaaatgatctatactggagagaaaccccacaaatgtgaagaatgtggtaaagcctttgcCCGGTGTACAaatcttactctacataaaagaatgcatatgggagagaaaccatacaaatgtgaagaatgtggcaaagcatttacccagtGCATACAGCTTTCTCGACATAAAAGGatccattctggagagaaaccctacaaatgtgaagaatgtggaaaagcctttacccagtgcacataccttactgaacataaaagaattcatacaggagagaaaccttacaaatgtgaggaatgtggcaaatcctttacccagtcctcaacccttactcaacataaaaggatccatactggagagaaaccctacaaatgtgaagaatgtggcaaagcctttgcctGGTGTACAagccttactctacataaaagaattcatatgggagagaaaccatacaaatgtgaagagtgtggaaaagcctttacccagtgcacaaaccttactcaacataaaataattcatactggagagaagccccacaaatgtgaagaatgtggcaaagcctttaagtactcctcaaaacttactcaacataaaaggacccatactggagagaaaccctacaaatgtgaagaatgtggcaaagcatttacccagtgcacacaccttactcgacataaaagaatccatactggagagaaaccctaaaaatgtaa